One genomic window of Citrobacter sp. Marseille-Q6884 includes the following:
- a CDS encoding double-cubane-cluster-containing anaerobic reductase: MSLITDLPAIFNQFSDARQKGFLTVMDLKEQGIPLVGTYCTFMPQEIAMAAGAVVVSLCSTSDETIEEAEKDLPRNLCPLIKSSYGFGKTDKCPYFYFSDLVVGETTCDGKKKMYEYMAEFKAVHVMQLPNSANDAASRALWKAEILRLQQAIEARFGTPITEAALREAVILKNRERRALANFYRVGQLNPPALSGSDILKVVYGATFRFDKEALIDELNSMAERVRQEWQDGKRLASRPRILITGCPIGGAAEKVVRAIEDNGGWVVGYENCTGAKATEQCVAENGDVYDALTDKYLAIGCSCISPNDQRLNMLSQMIEEYQADGVVDVILQACHTYAVESLAIKRHVRQHHQIPYIAIETDYSTADIGQLSTRVAAFIEML; this comes from the coding sequence ATGTCGCTTATCACCGATTTACCCGCCATTTTCAACCAATTCTCCGATGCTCGTCAGAAAGGCTTTCTCACCGTCATGGATCTTAAAGAGCAGGGCATCCCGCTTGTGGGAACCTATTGCACCTTTATGCCACAAGAGATCGCGATGGCCGCAGGTGCGGTGGTTGTTTCGCTGTGTTCCACATCGGATGAAACCATTGAAGAAGCCGAGAAGGATCTGCCGCGTAACCTGTGTCCGCTGATTAAGAGCAGCTACGGCTTTGGCAAAACCGACAAATGCCCCTACTTCTACTTTTCCGATCTGGTCGTGGGTGAAACCACCTGCGACGGCAAGAAGAAAATGTACGAGTACATGGCCGAATTTAAAGCCGTGCATGTGATGCAACTGCCTAACAGCGCGAACGATGCCGCCTCCCGTGCACTGTGGAAAGCGGAGATCCTGCGTCTGCAACAGGCAATCGAAGCACGCTTTGGTACACCCATTACCGAAGCGGCACTGCGTGAAGCCGTCATTCTCAAGAACCGTGAGCGCCGCGCGCTGGCGAATTTTTACCGCGTTGGGCAGCTTAATCCTCCTGCCCTCAGCGGCAGCGACATTCTGAAAGTGGTGTACGGCGCGACCTTCCGGTTTGATAAAGAGGCGCTTATCGACGAGCTTAACAGTATGGCTGAACGTGTTCGTCAGGAGTGGCAAGATGGCAAACGCCTCGCGTCACGGCCTCGCATTCTGATCACCGGCTGTCCCATTGGCGGAGCGGCGGAAAAAGTGGTCCGTGCCATTGAAGACAACGGCGGCTGGGTGGTGGGCTATGAAAACTGTACCGGTGCCAAAGCCACCGAACAGTGCGTTGCGGAAAATGGCGATGTCTATGACGCGCTCACCGATAAATACCTCGCTATCGGCTGCTCCTGTATCTCTCCTAACGATCAGCGTCTGAACATGCTCAGTCAGATGATCGAAGAGTACCAGGCCGACGGCGTCGTCGATGTTATTTTACAGGCCTGTCATACCTATGCCGTTGAATCACTGGCGATTAAACGTCACGTGCGCCAACACCATCAGATTCCTTATATCGCCATCGAAACGGACTACTCCACTGCTGATATCGGCCAGCTCAGCACACGTGTCGCGGCCTTTATTGAAATGCTGTAA